ACATCGCTACTACTGAGCGAAAGGAATAGAGGTATGCTATCAACGGTTCTCCTAGATCTACTGACATACGCCCCACaggaagttcaagaaacaTCTACGATCAAACTAGCACTCAACGTTCTCGCGAACCTTGTTAAGTGTTTCGGATCCGGTCACTGCACAGACGAGAAAGACGTTCATGCTGCTAACAACGAGAAACTCGACGGTCTTAACGAATTTATGATCGCAAAGATCGTACCATTGGTCTTCGAAATCCCATTCAAGCCTGAAAACAAATTCAACATTAAGGATGGCAGTTGCCGAGTGGTGGCATGCGACCTATCTCGTCTGTTACGGGAAACCTACTTGCAAAGTGCTACTGATGCAGATGCCATGAATAACCCATGCCTCAAATACATGATCGAAGTCTACCTCCCACAAGTTCAGTTCCCCTCAGAGATGAGCTTCCAATTTGCCCAGGCGTTAGCTTCTCTCGAAGCAAAGGCATTCGAGAAATATTACGTCGATTTCATCACATCTCTATCAAACTAACTCGGGAAATATTCCAGAAAAATTCCCACCGCATCCTCTAACTACATACAACCTCCAATACACGCTAATTAATATCAACGACCTCTACTGGAACTGGCACGATTTACTGTCGTCTTGAGTAAATCTCAAATCGATATtttattattgaaaatCACATGATGTTCAATTCTCACACACTAAAAATTTTCTCCTAATCTTAAGTACCTTAATCTGTAAAACATATGATAAATGAACCTCTTTAAAGCGTAAGAAGTATATCAGTCGTTGAATTGATCGATCCAACACTAGTGTCACCAGAATTCATCCATTCCATCGAATAGGCTGGTCTGATATCTTTTTTAGAGTACGACTAGTGctattttgaatttgattctCGGTTAAATATGAACGACCCTTTAAATGATCCAATGGTAGTAGCTGTGGAACAAGGAAATGAGAAACTACCGCATTTAAATTCTACACAAAAAGCTAACCCCATAGaggaattttttcaagagttACACCAGAGTATGAAGTCTGTCGATCTAGGGACTGCTTCTCAAACGACTGAGCAGATCACGCTTGATATTCCACCATATACGGCAGATTATAAGCCAGAAGTATCAAGTAAAAAAAGACATCTATACAGCATAAATGAGCTTCTAGCTTTTTCAAGAGAACTTCCTGCGGCAACTTCGGAAGAGGTCATCAACTCGttaccaaagaagaagttttggaGATTAAACCGTCGATTCTCTGATCACCAAGCGCATGGGAAAAATGTAGGGCACAAGAACGCCAAAAACATTGGCTCAAATAGGCCTGTATCTAATGATGATATGCCCTTtgagagaagaaacaatAAGAACAAAGGTGCAAGAGCCACGCATCCCAAGAGAGGTAGCAGATTTAGCaagaatgaagatttgatggAGGAAAAAGATATCGCTGTGAATAATGATGACCTTTTagcacttgaagaagaattcgaGCCTACTGGGAATTCGATGGCAGATTTTGAAATGTGGAAGGCCAAGATGAGAGAAATGGAACGCAAGAAGAAAGGTCTACCAGCGAATGATACAAATGAACTACAAGAACCAATTCCGGCTGTTTCCACAACTTCCAGTTCAATATCCGATTTTTTGAAACTGAGTAACAAAATTACCGAGCCAGATGCGGCACGTTCCCAAAGCATACCAGACCTAAAGGCTTCTACAGACAAGGAATCTATGCAAAAGCATGACACTCCAACTGAGCCAGTGGTGGGGACATCTTCCagattctcttcttttttcACTAACTCTACTTCAAGTGTTTCTTCACCTTATTTGAAGCCTGCTGAACCTGAACTTGCCTCAAACTCGACACACAAAAACCCAGAAGTGACTTCAAGTAAAACCAGCGGATCTAGACTAATGTCATTTTTTAATAAGGAACAAAATGTCGGCGGAGAGGCTCCTGTATTTGTCAATAGCCCCAAAGAACAACCTAAATTCATGCCACCACCTGGTTTCCCCCCACAGAATAAAGCGAAAGAGCAACAGGAGATGCCACCTACTATGCCTCCAATGCAACAAATTCCGCAGCAAATTCCGcaacaaattcaacaacagcaacctCTAACAAACAACGCATTTTTCCAAGGTCTACTGAATAAAGGCAAAGTAGGTGGGAGCACACTACCCGCTGGACCACCACCAGGTGTAGCTATGCCCAGCAACGGCCCTCACATATCCCAGCAAGGCCAACGTCATAGGCAGACGGCTCAGCAAGCTGGAGTCGGCGTTCCACCAGGTTTTAATATGGGTATGCATCCCCCTGGATTCGTGTCACCGATGCAGGGCGGGCCTGTACAGGTGCCCAACGGAATGCCCATGGCTAATAGCACGAAAAATAGCAACAACGGTAATCAGAGTAATAAGCCTCAGCAACCATTACAGCAACGACAACCTCCTTTGCAACCGGGAATGCTTCCTCAACAATTTGTTCCTCCACCAGGATTCCCACCAATGCAATCAATCCCACCAAATTTCAATCCCAATATGTACATACCTTCCAATGGGATGATGCCTCCGAACGGTCAGCAATTCTTCCCGCCAGTT
Above is a window of Torulaspora delbrueckii CBS 1146 chromosome 6, complete genome DNA encoding:
- the EAP1 gene encoding Eap1p (similar to Saccharomyces cerevisiae EAP1 (YKL204W); ancestral locus Anc_1.518) yields the protein MNDPLNDPMVVAVEQGNEKLPHLNSTQKANPIEEFFQELHQSMKSVDLGTASQTTEQITLDIPPYTADYKPEVSSKKRHLYSINELLAFSRELPAATSEEVINSLPKKKFWRLNRRFSDHQAHGKNVGHKNAKNIGSNRPVSNDDMPFERRNNKNKGARATHPKRGSRFSKNEDLMEEKDIAVNNDDLLALEEEFEPTGNSMADFEMWKAKMREMERKKKGLPANDTNELQEPIPAVSTTSSSISDFLKLSNKITEPDAARSQSIPDLKASTDKESMQKHDTPTEPVVGTSSRFSSFFTNSTSSVSSPYLKPAEPELASNSTHKNPEVTSSKTSGSRLMSFFNKEQNVGGEAPVFVNSPKEQPKFMPPPGFPPQNKAKEQQEMPPTMPPMQQIPQQIPQQIQQQQPLTNNAFFQGLLNKGKVGGSTLPAGPPPGVAMPSNGPHISQQGQRHRQTAQQAGVGVPPGFNMGMHPPGFVSPMQGGPVQVPNGMPMANSTKNSNNGNQSNKPQQPLQQRQPPLQPGMLPQQFVPPPGFPPMQSIPPNFNPNMYIPSNGMMPPNGQQFFPPVPPPNGVMNFPPFPNQAGFPPRENRNK